In one Candidatus Binataceae bacterium genomic region, the following are encoded:
- a CDS encoding alginate lyase family protein — translation MRLLQLLGRAAGKPPSYLLRRARIELGRMARARHLPRRLGALTPIALARDMGSVSLASWWEELEARGWFLATEDAVAIRELYRDRYAAEGQILRADAEQVMRHEVDLLGSGPTALGRLIDWHCDFKSGRRWPLRPAHLIKYGALTENSDLKVPWELSRGGHLLTLARAWVVFGDRCYLEEFQAQLCSWLQANPVGWGVNWGCTMDVALRALAWAWALKLMGAGALEPAMREMIVLALYQHGWWIAANLEADDRHNNHYVADALGLVVCGGLFTASARGRQWLRMGARMLEQEIDAQILSDGVDSEGSIPYHGLVTEMFLLGEWLLQWAGLPVSTPYLVRLGAMLEFVESYLAPNGLAPNIGDHDNGRALPLGHLDPRDHRYLLATGSVRLNRPRWKARAQRFWEDSLWILGPQGLATFDALPTLPSPECSRGFAASGFYVLRAPHDHYLVADLGPVGFFGRGGHGHNDCLSFEWHALGHPLLTDSGTYVYGASPHWRNRFRASAAHNTIVVDGEEINRFRGALAMWDLRNDALPLGVEFSSVPELDYLSGGHRGYHRLGGIEIRRSFEFSRREPHLRIRDDIAGRGTHRLEFFFHAAPGSRAVLAQGAAQLEWPSGIRVTITPSSTAAIGWRLEQGWFSPSYGIKLPRPVWVGNANVELPCCVVWMLTARIANS, via the coding sequence ATGAGGCTGCTGCAATTGCTGGGGCGAGCGGCGGGCAAACCGCCCAGCTATCTGCTGCGCCGCGCGCGCATCGAGTTGGGACGCATGGCGCGAGCGCGCCACCTACCGCGCCGACTGGGCGCATTGACGCCCATCGCGCTTGCCCGCGACATGGGGTCTGTCTCGCTGGCCAGTTGGTGGGAGGAATTGGAGGCGCGGGGATGGTTCCTGGCAACGGAAGATGCTGTGGCAATCCGGGAGCTGTATCGGGATCGCTATGCTGCCGAGGGGCAAATCCTACGCGCCGACGCCGAGCAGGTGATGCGGCATGAAGTCGATCTGCTGGGCTCGGGCCCGACCGCCCTAGGCCGGCTGATTGATTGGCATTGCGATTTCAAATCGGGCCGGCGCTGGCCGCTGCGACCTGCTCATCTCATCAAATATGGGGCACTGACGGAGAATAGTGATCTCAAGGTGCCCTGGGAACTGTCGCGAGGAGGCCATCTTTTGACCCTGGCGCGGGCCTGGGTGGTGTTCGGGGATAGGTGCTACCTAGAGGAATTTCAGGCCCAGCTCTGCTCCTGGCTACAAGCCAACCCAGTCGGCTGGGGGGTCAATTGGGGCTGCACCATGGACGTAGCCTTGCGCGCGCTGGCTTGGGCCTGGGCGCTCAAGCTGATGGGTGCCGGCGCGCTGGAGCCGGCGATGCGCGAGATGATCGTGCTGGCGCTCTATCAGCATGGATGGTGGATTGCCGCCAATCTGGAGGCCGACGATCGGCATAACAATCACTACGTCGCCGACGCCTTGGGCTTGGTGGTCTGCGGCGGCTTGTTCACGGCTTCGGCGCGCGGGCGCCAATGGCTGCGGATGGGGGCGCGGATGCTGGAGCAGGAGATCGACGCGCAGATTTTAAGCGACGGTGTCGATAGCGAAGGCTCCATCCCTTATCACGGGCTGGTCACGGAAATGTTCCTGCTCGGCGAATGGCTGCTGCAATGGGCCGGCCTGCCGGTCAGCACCCCCTATCTGGTGCGGCTGGGCGCGATGCTGGAGTTTGTCGAGAGCTACCTTGCTCCCAACGGACTGGCCCCCAATATTGGTGACCACGACAACGGCCGGGCATTGCCTTTGGGCCATCTCGACCCACGCGACCATCGCTATCTGCTGGCGACCGGCAGCGTCCGCCTTAATCGCCCGCGCTGGAAGGCGCGCGCGCAACGCTTTTGGGAAGACAGTCTGTGGATACTGGGGCCACAGGGGCTGGCCACCTTCGACGCGTTGCCCACGCTGCCCAGCCCTGAATGCTCGCGCGGCTTTGCCGCCAGCGGCTTCTATGTCCTACGCGCGCCACACGACCATTACTTGGTCGCCGACCTGGGGCCGGTGGGCTTTTTCGGTCGCGGCGGCCATGGTCACAACGATTGTCTGTCGTTCGAATGGCACGCCTTGGGCCATCCGCTGCTGACCGATTCGGGCACCTACGTCTATGGGGCCTCGCCCCACTGGCGCAATCGTTTCCGGGCCAGCGCGGCCCACAACACGATCGTGGTCGATGGCGAGGAAATCAACCGCTTTCGCGGCGCCTTAGCGATGTGGGATCTCCGCAACGACGCGCTGCCGCTTGGGGTGGAATTTAGCTCCGTGCCCGAGCTGGATTACCTAAGCGGCGGCCATCGCGGCTATCACCGTTTGGGGGGAATCGAGATCAGGCGCAGCTTCGAGTTCTCGCGCCGGGAGCCACACTTGCGCATCCGTGACGACATCGCGGGCCGCGGCACTCATCGGTTGGAGTTCTTCTTCCATGCTGCGCCGGGATCGCGGGCGGTTTTAGCTCAAGGCGCGGCACAATTGGAATGGCCCAGCGGGATACGGGTCACGATCACCCCGAGCTCCACCGCGGCGATCGGTTGGCGGCTGGAGCAAGGATGGTTCTCGCCCTCCTACGGAATCAAGTTGCCACGCCCGGTGTGGGTGGGCAACGCGAACGTGGAGTTGCCCTGCTGCGTAGTCTGGATGCTGACGGCGCGGATCGCCAATTCCTAA
- a CDS encoding carbamoyltransferase, with protein sequence MRSPAILGISAYYHDSAAALVIDGDIVAAAQEERFTRKKFDARFPAQAIEYCLKRAGLRLGELSDVVFYDKPLVKFDRLLETYLGYAPRGLKSFTTAMPVWLKEKLYLKSLLKKELAKLGGKGAVPPLRFTEHHQAHAASAFYPSPFERAAVLCLDGVGEWATTSVWLGEGNRLTPQWELDFPHSLGLLYSAFTYYIGFKVNSGEYKVMGLAPYGQPRYADLILKHLIDLKADGTFRLDMSYFDFATGLTMTNGAFDALFGGPPRSPESLLTQREMDLAASIQQVTEEIMLRLARTVHRELGTEYLCMAGGVALNCVANGRILREGPYRDLWIQPAAGDAGGALGAALTVWHQYREQPRQISLPDRMQGAYLGPSFSDSEIEAELDAVGAHYVRLHDEELLERVAAILAAGQVVGWMQGRMEFGPRSLGARSIIGDPRSPTMQSVMNLKIKYRESFRPFAPAVLVEAVSDYFELDRPSPYMLLVAPVKEALRRPLTAEQQALFGIEKLNLPRSTIPAVTHVDYSARVQTIDRRTNPRFHALLSRFRAQTGCAVLVNTSFNVRGEPIVCTPTQAYRCFMRTEIDYLVIENFLLAKGDQPAMERDDSWRQEFELD encoded by the coding sequence ATGAGATCCCCCGCTATCCTGGGCATTTCCGCCTACTATCACGACAGTGCGGCCGCCTTGGTGATCGACGGCGATATTGTCGCGGCGGCCCAGGAAGAGCGCTTCACGCGCAAAAAATTCGACGCCCGCTTTCCCGCCCAAGCGATCGAGTACTGCCTTAAGAGAGCAGGGCTGCGCCTGGGCGAGCTTTCGGACGTGGTTTTCTATGACAAGCCGCTGGTCAAGTTCGACCGGCTGCTAGAAACCTATTTGGGCTATGCGCCGCGCGGACTTAAGTCATTCACTACCGCGATGCCGGTGTGGCTGAAGGAAAAGCTCTACCTCAAGTCGCTGCTCAAAAAAGAGCTGGCGAAGTTAGGCGGCAAAGGCGCGGTGCCCCCGCTGCGTTTCACCGAGCATCATCAGGCCCACGCCGCCTCGGCCTTCTATCCCAGTCCCTTCGAGCGCGCCGCCGTGCTGTGCCTGGACGGGGTGGGCGAATGGGCCACGACCTCGGTGTGGCTGGGTGAGGGCAATCGCCTGACGCCGCAATGGGAGCTGGATTTTCCCCATTCGCTGGGGCTGCTCTACTCCGCCTTTACCTACTATATCGGTTTCAAGGTCAACTCGGGTGAATACAAGGTGATGGGGCTGGCGCCTTACGGCCAGCCGCGCTATGCCGACCTGATCCTGAAGCATCTGATCGATCTAAAAGCTGACGGCACCTTTCGTCTGGACATGAGCTACTTCGACTTCGCCACCGGTCTAACCATGACCAACGGTGCCTTCGACGCACTTTTCGGAGGGCCGCCGCGTTCGCCCGAATCGCTGCTGACTCAGCGCGAGATGGACCTGGCGGCTTCGATCCAGCAGGTCACTGAAGAGATCATGCTGCGGCTGGCCCGCACCGTCCATCGTGAGCTGGGTACGGAATATCTGTGCATGGCCGGCGGCGTGGCCCTAAACTGCGTAGCCAACGGCCGCATCCTGCGCGAGGGGCCCTATCGTGACCTGTGGATTCAGCCGGCGGCGGGCGATGCCGGCGGCGCCCTGGGGGCGGCCCTGACGGTGTGGCATCAGTATCGCGAGCAGCCGCGTCAAATCTCTCTGCCCGACCGTATGCAGGGTGCCTACCTGGGTCCCAGCTTCAGCGATAGCGAGATTGAGGCCGAGCTTGACGCCGTCGGCGCGCACTATGTGCGGCTGCACGACGAAGAGTTGCTGGAGCGGGTAGCGGCGATTCTAGCCGCCGGCCAGGTGGTGGGCTGGATGCAGGGGCGGATGGAGTTCGGACCGCGCTCGCTCGGGGCGCGTTCGATTATCGGTGATCCGCGCAGTCCGACGATGCAATCGGTGATGAATCTCAAGATTAAGTATCGCGAGTCCTTTCGTCCCTTTGCCCCCGCGGTGTTGGTTGAAGCGGTCAGCGACTACTTTGAGCTGGATCGCCCAAGTCCTTATATGCTGCTGGTGGCGCCGGTCAAAGAGGCGCTGCGCCGGCCGCTGACGGCCGAGCAGCAGGCCCTGTTCGGGATCGAAAAGCTAAATCTGCCCCGTTCTACCATTCCGGCCGTAACCCATGTCGATTATTCGGCCCGCGTTCAGACCATCGATCGCCGCACCAACCCCCGCTTCCACGCCTTGCTCAGCCGCTTTCGAGCGCAGACCGGATGCGCGGTGCTGGTCAACACTTCGTTCAACGTGCGCGGCGAGCCCATCGTATGCACCCCGACCCAGGCCTACCGCTGCTTCATGCGTACCGAGATAGATTACTTGGTGATCGAGAACTTCCTGTTGGCCAAGGGGGACCAGCCGGCGATGGAGCGCGATGATTCCTGGCGCCAGGAATTCGAGCTCGATTAG
- a CDS encoding SxtJ family membrane protein, translated as MASGAPDRQELRNFGLLTGALIALVFGLLLPWLHRWTAPRWPWVAGLALWVPALLWPMVLYPFYRVWTALGLGLGWVNSRIILSLLFFVVITPMGLLRRALGHDAVARRFEPQAASYRVASRARSKESMEKPF; from the coding sequence ATGGCTTCCGGCGCGCCCGATCGACAGGAATTGCGCAACTTCGGCTTGCTCACCGGAGCCCTGATAGCGCTGGTGTTCGGGCTCCTTCTACCCTGGCTGCATCGATGGACCGCACCGCGCTGGCCGTGGGTTGCGGGGTTGGCCCTGTGGGTGCCCGCGCTATTGTGGCCGATGGTATTGTACCCCTTCTACCGGGTGTGGACCGCGCTGGGGCTGGGCTTGGGTTGGGTCAATAGCCGGATTATTCTAAGTCTGCTGTTTTTTGTCGTGATCACGCCGATGGGTTTGCTGCGGCGCGCTTTGGGCCATGATGCCGTGGCGCGGCGGTTCGAGCCACAGGCTGCGAGCTACCGGGTAGCCAGTCGCGCGCGCAGTAAAGAAAGCATGGAGAAACCGTTCTGA
- a CDS encoding DUF5989 family protein, whose amino-acid sequence MFDLLRDLWGFMRDRKKFWLTPLVVVLVLIGVLVILAQFSAVAPFIYTLF is encoded by the coding sequence ATGTTCGATCTGTTACGGGACTTGTGGGGGTTTATGCGGGATCGCAAGAAATTCTGGCTGACCCCGCTGGTGGTGGTGCTGGTGCTGATTGGGGTGCTGGTTATCCTGGCCCAGTTCTCCGCCGTCGCGCCTTTTATCTACACGCTGTTTTAG
- a CDS encoding IscS subfamily cysteine desulfurase, which produces MLKLPVYMDNHATTPVDPRVLEAMLPYFTEKFGNAASRNHSFGWAGEEAVDTARNQIAALLNAKAKEIIFTSGATESDNLAIKGVVEFYKDKGNHVITCVTEHKAVLDSCKALERTNRATVTYLPVDKYGMVDPDDVRRAITDKTVLISLMFANNEIGTIHPVAEIGKIAKERGVLFHCDATQGVGKVPVDVEAMGIDLLSASGHKIYGPKGVGVLYVRARGPRVRLTPQIDGGGHERGMRSGTLNVPGIVGMGKACELAAAEMASEAERMRDLRAKLQAGIFERLDEVYLNGHPTQRLPGNLNLSFAYVEGESLLMGIKDVAVSSGSACTSATLEPSYVIRALGTDEELAHSSIRFGLGRFNTEEEVDYVAASVVREVKRLRDMSPLYEMAKEGIDLKSVEWKRE; this is translated from the coding sequence ATGCTAAAGCTGCCGGTTTATATGGACAATCACGCCACCACCCCGGTCGATCCCCGGGTGTTGGAAGCGATGCTGCCCTATTTTACGGAGAAATTCGGTAATGCCGCCAGCCGCAATCATAGCTTCGGCTGGGCTGGTGAGGAAGCGGTAGATACGGCCCGCAATCAGATAGCCGCTCTGCTCAACGCCAAGGCCAAAGAGATAATCTTCACCAGCGGGGCCACCGAGTCCGACAACTTGGCGATCAAGGGTGTGGTTGAGTTTTACAAGGATAAGGGCAACCACGTTATCACCTGCGTGACCGAGCATAAGGCGGTCCTGGATAGCTGCAAGGCGCTGGAGCGGACCAACCGGGCCACTGTCACCTATCTGCCGGTGGACAAATACGGAATGGTCGATCCGGACGATGTGCGCCGCGCTATTACCGACAAGACCGTACTTATCAGCCTGATGTTCGCCAATAACGAGATCGGGACCATCCATCCGGTGGCAGAAATCGGCAAAATCGCCAAAGAGCGCGGGGTGTTGTTCCATTGCGATGCTACTCAGGGCGTAGGCAAGGTGCCGGTAGACGTTGAAGCAATGGGGATCGATCTGCTCTCGGCCAGCGGTCACAAGATCTACGGTCCCAAGGGAGTGGGCGTGCTGTACGTGCGCGCGCGCGGGCCGCGGGTGCGGCTCACTCCGCAAATCGACGGCGGCGGACACGAACGCGGAATGCGCTCGGGGACGCTCAACGTGCCTGGGATTGTGGGGATGGGCAAGGCGTGCGAGCTGGCGGCGGCAGAGATGGCGAGCGAAGCGGAGCGGATGCGCGATTTGCGAGCCAAGCTACAGGCCGGGATCTTCGAGCGCCTCGACGAAGTCTATTTAAATGGCCATCCTACTCAGCGCTTGCCCGGCAATCTCAACCTGAGCTTTGCCTACGTCGAGGGAGAATCGCTCTTGATGGGCATCAAGGACGTGGCGGTTAGCTCGGGCTCGGCCTGCACTTCGGCGACCCTGGAGCCGTCCTATGTGATTCGGGCGTTGGGAACCGACGAGGAATTGGCCCATAGCTCGATTCGCTTTGGGCTGGGGCGGTTCAATACCGAGGAAGAGGTTGATTACGTCGCCGCCAGCGTGGTGCGCGAAGTCAAGCGACTGCGCGACATGTCGCCGCTGTACGAGATGGCCAAAGAGGGTATCGATCTGAAGTCGGTGGAATGGAAGCGGGAATAA
- the iscU gene encoding Fe-S cluster assembly scaffold IscU has product MAYSGKVLDHYNNPRNVGSFTKDEPGVGTGIVGAPECGDVMKLQLKINDDGVIEDARFKTFGCGSAIASSSYVTELVKGKRVEEAMAIKNSSIVQELNLPPVKVHCSVLAEDAIKAAIEDWRKKGGGASAEPSAQGESGRG; this is encoded by the coding sequence ATGGCCTATTCGGGCAAGGTATTGGACCATTACAACAATCCTCGTAACGTTGGCAGCTTCACCAAGGACGAGCCTGGGGTGGGGACGGGAATCGTGGGTGCGCCCGAATGCGGCGACGTTATGAAGCTGCAGCTTAAAATTAACGATGATGGCGTGATCGAGGACGCTCGCTTCAAGACTTTCGGTTGCGGCAGCGCGATCGCCAGCTCCAGTTACGTAACCGAGCTGGTCAAAGGCAAGCGGGTCGAGGAAGCCATGGCGATCAAGAACAGCAGCATCGTGCAGGAGCTCAACCTGCCGCCGGTCAAGGTCCATTGCTCGGTGCTAGCCGAAGACGCGATCAAGGCGGCAATCGAAGACTGGCGCAAAAAGGGCGGCGGCGCGAGCGCCGAACCCTCGGCGCAGGGCGAAAGCGGGCGCGGTTAG
- a CDS encoding iron-sulfur cluster assembly accessory protein produces MISLSERAASKIRSLVEERPGAGLRVKVVGGGCSGLQYRMELDQAHERDKVFERDGAQLIVDKKSFLYLNGSELDYAEELMASGFRLVNPNVKRSCGCGESFTV; encoded by the coding sequence ATGATTTCACTCTCGGAGCGAGCCGCCAGCAAAATTCGTTCGCTCGTGGAGGAGCGTCCAGGGGCCGGACTGCGGGTCAAGGTAGTGGGGGGCGGCTGCTCGGGCCTGCAATATCGGATGGAACTTGACCAGGCCCATGAACGCGACAAAGTTTTCGAGCGCGATGGGGCACAGCTGATTGTTGACAAAAAGAGCTTTCTGTACTTGAACGGCTCCGAACTGGACTACGCCGAGGAACTGATGGCCTCGGGGTTTCGCTTGGTTAATCCCAACGTCAAACGCAGCTGCGGCTGCGGCGAATCGTTCACGGTATGA
- the dnaK gene encoding molecular chaperone DnaK, protein MASIFGIDLGTTNSLIARMEGERPRVICDPKTGAALLPSVVALYADGRVVVGEAAAELEPSLNPEHRGAIVPASEGSEGGGGAVIRSIKRYMGLGGDEVALEDRHRYTFTDFSGPVVRFQIGRRVYTPPQISAEILKALKMRAEAAVGEAVEKVVITVPAYFNDGQRQATKDAGRLAGLEVVRLVNEPTAASLAYGLHHLASGRIAVYDFGGGTFDISILDLKEGIFEVLATNGDTHLGGDDIDRVILEWMLQGLPEAVRLEHRVWNSARKAAEEAKKRLSQETQVELELALPGRHVSRTLSRAELEQMARPLVARTLASCGRALKDAGLGTKEIAAVVLVGGSTRMPLVRQQVAEFFGREPLCELDPDEVVALGAAVQAGVLAGGSQSDLLLLDVVPLSLGIETMGGVMERLIHRNTTLPTSVTEQFTTAVDNQTHVDIHVLQGEREFARDCRSLARFKLGPLQMAPAGVARIEVTFLIDANGILNVTARDQRTGREHSVDVKPSYGLTDDEIERLLEEALDQGEEDLNQRMLVQARNAADEILSALDKQLKQFPELLDEEEKSFIDVIAASLRNARKGTDKELIANLVDQLNIVSAPFAQRIMDQAIKLALEKHSVDEV, encoded by the coding sequence ATGGCATCGATTTTCGGTATCGACCTTGGCACTACCAACAGCCTGATTGCTCGTATGGAGGGAGAACGGCCGCGGGTGATTTGCGACCCCAAAACTGGCGCTGCTCTGCTGCCCTCGGTAGTCGCTCTTTACGCCGACGGCCGGGTGGTGGTCGGGGAAGCGGCAGCCGAATTGGAACCTAGCCTCAACCCCGAGCACAGGGGTGCGATAGTTCCGGCCAGTGAAGGTAGCGAGGGTGGCGGGGGCGCGGTCATCCGATCGATCAAGCGCTATATGGGGCTGGGCGGCGACGAGGTTGCATTGGAGGACCGCCACCGCTATACCTTCACGGACTTCTCCGGCCCCGTTGTGCGCTTCCAGATTGGGCGGCGCGTTTACACACCGCCTCAGATTTCAGCAGAGATTCTCAAGGCCCTTAAGATGCGCGCCGAGGCCGCCGTAGGCGAAGCGGTAGAGAAGGTAGTGATTACGGTACCGGCCTACTTCAATGATGGCCAGCGCCAAGCGACCAAAGATGCGGGTCGACTGGCCGGCTTGGAGGTGGTTAGATTAGTCAACGAGCCAACCGCGGCGTCGTTGGCATATGGCTTGCATCATTTAGCCTCAGGGAGGATTGCGGTATACGACTTCGGCGGCGGCACGTTTGACATCTCGATCCTGGATCTGAAGGAGGGCATTTTCGAGGTTCTGGCGACCAACGGCGACACCCATCTGGGCGGCGACGATATCGACCGGGTGATCCTTGAGTGGATGTTGCAGGGGCTGCCCGAGGCGGTGCGGCTGGAACATCGAGTCTGGAACAGTGCGCGAAAAGCGGCCGAGGAGGCCAAGAAGCGGCTTAGCCAGGAGACGCAGGTAGAGCTTGAACTGGCATTGCCAGGACGCCATGTGAGCCGCACGCTGAGCCGGGCGGAGCTAGAGCAAATGGCTCGGCCGTTGGTGGCACGAACCTTGGCGTCCTGCGGGCGAGCGCTCAAGGACGCCGGACTTGGCACCAAGGAGATTGCTGCCGTGGTGTTGGTGGGGGGGTCAACCAGAATGCCGCTGGTACGTCAACAGGTGGCGGAGTTTTTCGGCCGGGAGCCGCTTTGTGAGCTGGATCCCGATGAGGTCGTGGCTTTGGGCGCGGCGGTGCAAGCCGGGGTGCTGGCGGGGGGGTCGCAGAGCGACCTGTTGCTACTAGACGTGGTGCCCCTGTCGTTGGGAATCGAGACCATGGGTGGTGTAATGGAACGGCTGATCCATCGCAATACCACCCTGCCCACCAGCGTTACCGAGCAATTCACCACCGCGGTCGACAACCAGACCCACGTGGATATCCATGTGCTACAGGGTGAGCGGGAGTTTGCCCGCGACTGCCGCAGCCTGGCCCGCTTCAAACTGGGCCCTTTGCAGATGGCGCCGGCGGGTGTGGCTCGCATCGAAGTCACATTTTTGATCGACGCCAACGGAATCTTGAACGTAACGGCTCGCGACCAGCGCACCGGTCGCGAGCATTCGGTGGACGTCAAACCCAGTTATGGATTGACCGACGATGAGATCGAACGGCTGCTGGAGGAAGCGCTGGACCAGGGTGAGGAGGATCTCAATCAACGTATGCTGGTGCAGGCACGCAACGCCGCGGACGAAATCCTAAGTGCGCTGGACAAGCAGCTGAAGCAATTTCCTGAATTGCTGGATGAGGAAGAAAAGAGCTTTATTGATGTAATTGCAGCCAGTTTGCGCAACGCGCGAAAAGGCACCGACAAGGAGCTAATCGCCAACCTGGTCGACCAGCTCAACATCGTCAGTGCCCCCTTTGCTCAGCGCATCATGGATCAGGCAATCAAACTGGCGTTGGAAAAGCATAGCGTGGACGAAGTATGA
- the iscX gene encoding Fe-S cluster assembly protein IscX → MGLKWDQAEEIAEVLAENHPGLNPLDVRFTDLRQWVIDSDEFEDDPAGSSEAKLESIQMAWNELYLEQRGK, encoded by the coding sequence ATGGGACTTAAGTGGGATCAAGCCGAGGAAATTGCCGAAGTGCTGGCAGAAAACCATCCCGGGCTCAATCCGCTGGATGTGCGCTTTACCGATTTGCGCCAATGGGTGATCGACAGCGATGAGTTCGAAGACGATCCCGCTGGTTCCAGCGAAGCCAAGCTGGAGTCGATCCAAATGGCCTGGAATGAACTCTACCTGGAGCAGCGGGGGAAATAA